CCGTGCCGTCATCGTATCGTTTACCGTAGCGCGGTACACTAGGCCCGAAGAGACAGGTCATACCAAGGAACCCCATATGGCGGCGCGCGGCGCAAAATCTCAAACCAAAACGGCGGCCACAAAAACCGCTGCCAAAAAATCCTCCGGCAAATCCGTTTTGCAGGCCGAAGCCGAACGCGAGGATACCTCGCAGGCAGCATGGGACGCGATCAAGCGTGCTGACCCCGCACTGAGCGAAGACGACACCCTCAAGGCCTATCGTGACATGCTGCTTATCCGCCGCTTCGAGGAGCGCGCCGGGCAGATGTACGGCATGGGCCTCATCGGCGGCTTTTGTCATCTGTATATCGGTCAGGAAGCCGTCGTCACGGGCGTTGAAATGGCGCTGAAAGATGGCGATCAGATCATCACGTCGTATCGCGACCACGGCCACATGCTGGCCAAGGGCATGGACCCCAAGGGCGTGATGGCTGAGCTGACCGGGCGCGAGGGCGGCTATTCGCGCGGCAAGGGCGGCTCCATGCACATGTTCTCCACCGAAAAAGCGTTTTACGGCGGCCACGGCATTGTCGGCGCGCAGGTGCCCATCGGCACCGGGCTGGCCTTTGCCAATGCGTATAACGACAACGGCCAGGTGTCGGCCACGTTCTTTGGTGAGGGCGCGTCCAACCAGGGGCAGGTGTACGAAGCCTTCAACATGGCTGAGCTGTGGAAGCTGCCGGTCATCTATGTGATTGAAAATAACGGCTATGCCATGGGCACGTCGCTCAAGCGCGCTGCCGCTGAAACGCATCTCTACAAGCGCGGCCGCTCGTTCAACATTCCCGGTGAGGAAGTGGACGGCATGGACGTGGCCAAGGTGCGCGAAGCCAGTCTGCGCGCTGCCCAGTGGTGCCGCGACGGCAACGGCCCGATCATTCTGGAAATGAAGACCTATCGCTACCGGGGCCACTCCATGTCGGACCCGGCTAAATACCGCACCAAGGATGAAGTCAAGAAAATGCGCACCGACCACGACCCCATCGACATGGTGCGTGCCCGCATTCTGGACAAAGGCTGGGCCACCGAAGACGACCTGAAAAAGACCGACCGCGAGGTCAAGGACATCGTGTCGGCAGCCGCCGAGTTCGCGCAGGAAAGCCCTGAGCCGCATCCCGATGAATTGTGGACCGACATCTACGCGCCCGCCGAAGAAGGAGCGCGCTGATGCCCACCAACATCACCATGCCCGCGCTGTCTCCCACCATGGAAGAAGGCACCCTTGCCAAATGGATGGTCAAGGAAGGCGATCGCGTGTCGGCAGGCGACGTGATTGCCGAAATCGAAACCGACAAGGCGACCATGGAAGTTGAAGCCGTGGACGAAGGCATCATCGGCAAAATCATTGTTGCCGAAGGCACCGAGGCTGTGCCCGTCAATGACGTGATCGCCGTGCTGCTGGAAGACGGCGAAGACGCGGACGACATTGACACTGAGGCGTCTGAAGCAGCGCCGGAGAAGAAGCCGGACGCAGACGCCTCATCCAAGAGTGAGGACAGTGACGACGACCAACGCGACCGCACGGACAAGCAAGAGGACAAAGCCGCTCAGGTATTGGCGGATCTTACCGAACCGGAAGTGCCCGAAGGTGTCTCCCTTAAATCCATCACCGTGCGCGAAGCCCTGCGGGACGCCATGGCCGAAGAGATGCGCGCCGATGATCGTGTATTCGTCATGGGCGAGGAGGTGGCCGAATATCAGGGCGCCTACAAAGTGACCCAGGGCCTACTGGAAGAGTTCGGCGCGCGGCGCGTCATCGACACACCCATTACCGAACACGGTTTTGCCGGCATCGGCGTCGGCGCCGCGTTTGCGGGCCTGCGCCCCATCGTGGAGTTCATGACGTTCAACTTCGCCATGCAGGCGATTGACCAGATCATCAACTCCGCCGCCAAAACCCGCTACATGGCTGGTGGCAAAATCGGCTGCCCGATTGTGTTCCGCGGCCCCAACGGCCCCGCCGCGCGCGTGGGTGCCCAGCACAGCCAGGACTATGCCGCGTGGTACGCGCACATTCCCGGCCTCGTCGTCATTGCGCCGTATTCAGCGGCTGACGCAAAGGGCCTTCTCAAGGCCGCCATCCGCGATCCCAACCCCGTGATTTTCCTTGAAAACGAGGTGATGTACGGCAAGAGCTTTGATGTGCCGGACACGGACGATTGGATCGTACCCATCGGCAAGGCGAAAGTGCTCAAGGAAGGCACCGACGTGACCATCGTGTCGCATTCGCACGCGCTGACCTATGTGATGGACGCCCTGCCTGCGCTGGAAGAAGCAGGCATCAACGCGGAGGTGATTGACCTGCGCACCATCAGGCCGCTGGACAAGCAGGCCGTGATCGACAGCGTCAAGAAAACCAACCGCTGTGTAACCGTCGAAGAAGGCTGGAGCATCTGCGGCATCGGCTCGGAAATATCCGCGATCCTGATGCAGGATGCGTTTGATTATCTCGATGCCCCCGTCACCCGCGTGGCCGGCAAGGACGTGCCCATGCCCTACGCCGCCAACCTCGAAAAACTCGCCCTCCCCAGCGTTGACGAAGTCATCGAGGCGGTGAAAGCCGTCACATACAAGTAAGAGCGCCCCATGCCCATTTCCGTTCTCATGCCCGCGCTGTCGCCCACCATGGAAGAGGGCACCCTTGCCAAATGGCTGGTGAAGGAAGGCGACACGGTTGCGTCCGGCGACGTGATTGCCGAGATCGAAACCGACAAGGCCACCATGGAAGTGGAGGCGGTGGACGAAGGCACCATCGGCAAACTGCTGGTGGACGAGGGCACCGAAGGCGTCGAGATCAACAAGCCCATCGCCGTCATTCTGGAAGACGGCGAGGACGAAAGCGACC
The Pyruvatibacter sp. genome window above contains:
- the pdhA gene encoding pyruvate dehydrogenase (acetyl-transferring) E1 component subunit alpha — encoded protein: MAARGAKSQTKTAATKTAAKKSSGKSVLQAEAEREDTSQAAWDAIKRADPALSEDDTLKAYRDMLLIRRFEERAGQMYGMGLIGGFCHLYIGQEAVVTGVEMALKDGDQIITSYRDHGHMLAKGMDPKGVMAELTGREGGYSRGKGGSMHMFSTEKAFYGGHGIVGAQVPIGTGLAFANAYNDNGQVSATFFGEGASNQGQVYEAFNMAELWKLPVIYVIENNGYAMGTSLKRAAAETHLYKRGRSFNIPGEEVDGMDVAKVREASLRAAQWCRDGNGPIILEMKTYRYRGHSMSDPAKYRTKDEVKKMRTDHDPIDMVRARILDKGWATEDDLKKTDREVKDIVSAAAEFAQESPEPHPDELWTDIYAPAEEGAR
- a CDS encoding pyruvate dehydrogenase complex E1 component subunit beta, whose protein sequence is MPTNITMPALSPTMEEGTLAKWMVKEGDRVSAGDVIAEIETDKATMEVEAVDEGIIGKIIVAEGTEAVPVNDVIAVLLEDGEDADDIDTEASEAAPEKKPDADASSKSEDSDDDQRDRTDKQEDKAAQVLADLTEPEVPEGVSLKSITVREALRDAMAEEMRADDRVFVMGEEVAEYQGAYKVTQGLLEEFGARRVIDTPITEHGFAGIGVGAAFAGLRPIVEFMTFNFAMQAIDQIINSAAKTRYMAGGKIGCPIVFRGPNGPAARVGAQHSQDYAAWYAHIPGLVVIAPYSAADAKGLLKAAIRDPNPVIFLENEVMYGKSFDVPDTDDWIVPIGKAKVLKEGTDVTIVSHSHALTYVMDALPALEEAGINAEVIDLRTIRPLDKQAVIDSVKKTNRCVTVEEGWSICGIGSEISAILMQDAFDYLDAPVTRVAGKDVPMPYAANLEKLALPSVDEVIEAVKAVTYK